In Ornithodoros turicata isolate Travis chromosome 1, ASM3712646v1, whole genome shotgun sequence, the DNA window GTTCAAGattctttaattaaaagttgtgctaATGATGTCCCTCTGACAGTGTTAACTATTGTTTGTTTAATTAGTGCTTTCCTGGATGGTGCGGTGTGTCCCCCCTGTTGTGCTCTTCAATCGAAAAGACTCGTATTTAATAGCACTGAAATGATTTGAGCATggaataattaattatttacatgtatgatttttttatgttgatttacaacaagaagatggaggtcacatagaagaagctcagacttgttatggtagaaattttaattttaattattattgtaTGAACTAAGAATCCCttccttaattaaaagttgtgttcctGTAGGTTATTTAATAAATATCTGCTCTGGGGAAGTGATTGTCTGCCCGGTCGAGTTATCGAATCTATCCATTTGATATTAAATTGGTTTAACTGCAGATATTACGATATCATAAAatttgtagtgtgtgtgtgtagaatGTGAATGTTGCCTGCAGAAATTGTTCGTTTCAACTTTACACCTCTCTATGCTGATTGCTAGTCCTTTAGATTActaaatattttcacttgtacaaatgtgtatgtctgttgctTGCATGTCTGGGCGCGAGAAGGAAAGTACGCTATGTTAAGGGGAAGCATGGGGAGATGAAACACTCTTCCATGGAGTGGACTTCCTCACTCAGGATGTATTGTATGTGGAACTGGGCCGGAGAGGGAATAAGGTGGGGGGGCAATAACATTTTGGTTGGTGGTTATGTActttgcatgttcatgcatgcTCGAATGTCAGAAGGAAAGCCCTCTGTACGCGGCGCCCGGCtgcgaaacgcgcggggcggtcttggctcgcgctcctccttgggcgGAAAGTATGCTGCTCCAAATATCCTCCGATATCAGACGATAGCGATGGTCGAAAGTATCCACGTCGATTTAATCCTCCTACGTCTACTActtgcccatgttggataagagggcaaatagtgaggataggctgattgatagcgccccatatttcaagacttcattggtcggaaagctgaaaaagtgggtggagcttcaggtataggcatgacccattaatggccagactcccttttaatatacggctctgcgagGGAAGGCAGCACACCGCCACCTGTCGGATGGAGAGAACCCCTGGATATTTAGCGTCGTCTGTAGGGAGAGCAGTTGAGGAGGACCTCCCCTCGGGAGGCGTATTGGTATAGTTTAGTCGTGCACGGCATCATCGATAGGATGTAGATAGGATAGGTTAGGATGGTAGATAGGATGTCGCTCCGCCAccggctggagattttagagtACCGTGTCCCAAGCAGTACGGCAAAAACACTGACACTCTGACAACCGTCTACAAGACCGTTGATTACATATGCACTAAAGGAGTACTTACGGATTAGGAAGATTGTCGCATAGCTGTAGCAGTGAACCCCGTTTAACCGTGGGACCGTAGTGAGCGCTGGCCGCACAATCTCCATTGAAGTTGTTGAAATCAAATTCAAGAAAAAACCTGTTCTGATGACTCAGTGGTAGGCGTTCTTCATAAGGAGCACTGTTCAGGGTAAGTATTTGGCGGGTGGATAATCGTAGATGGTTCCTCAACAAAATCTTCTTATTTTCTGCAAATATTTCAAGTAAAGTCGGTCAGTCCCGCGTACACCGGGAGTGGTACGACAACTCCTACAACGCCCTAAATAATTTGCGGTGCccaaaaggaaaggaagagcCATCAAAAACGCTGTACAGTCATGTGGACTGGCGTTCCAAGACTCCGTTTCACAGTTGTCCTTGTAGCTTTTTCCGTCTCATCAATACAGCATGTCAATATACAGCTCAAAGTGACCGCCGATTTCGGGAGCAAAATTGTGGGATAAAAACAAATTAACCAAGGTCGCACAATATATTTCAGAAGAATGAAAATGGTCTTGTTTCCGTTCTAGTGTTTCCCGCCAACTGGATATAGTCGCGGTTGTCGTGAAAACGCAAGAATCGACTTGAGTACTCGAAATGGCCGGCCCACGTGAACGCAATTCTGCGGAAGTCAAACACTGCGTGCGAACTGAGTTTTGTCTTTCGTCGTGTTACAACGTAACTGCAGGTATAACACCACACTTTTAGGTACGCTCCATAACTTCTGCTGCTCGAATGCTGCTACTGTTATAGTGAGATGCGGGTCCCATGCACTTCAAGTTACAAGGGCAGTGTACCTGCTGTGGATTCTATCCAAAACGGTTAGCTTGATCTGCAATAGaactctacccgagaaacgtcatcatcacgttggtagacagactgaaaccgaaacaaatcagaatgggagggctgggttccacgaatgggtacttgttcgctgcctcctactgaaagaaaaatagaaccgaaggtcgcgtctccTTCAGGGACattcgtaatcccctcaagaccgtgactttcaGCTGCGTGACTAGCTTCCAGCGCAGTTCAActtaccaaactggtggcgctgttgaacactatgacgtcatttgtttacaaacagggtgaGGTCTATTGGTCAGAGCACGCCGTGAAGAGCGTACGGATCAGACAGTCTCATGTTATTTGCTCGCGGCGAAAACATTGCACGTAGATATATAAGGAAACGTTGCATACAACGATCAAGAACATCTTCTGTGGCGCTGTCACTCTATTTATGACCACTAAGCCGAGCTAGATGAAGTTCATTTAGTAGACTCTAGCTGTACACTGAGAGGTTAGATTGATATGTCCAATGAGTACGCATAGCCAATGAGCCCGTTCCATCCGTCCAATGAGCCAATGCCCAATGAGTACGCAATGAGGCCGTCTAACCAGGACTTATCCTACCGGCACGCTTGAATTTCCTAGCCTTCTTTCTAAACCCCAACAAACCAAAACACAACTGAATATGAGAGCCGGGACCACTTCCTTGCCACGCTGCAGCCGCAATATTAAAAAGTATAATGGGCAACATCGATCTCATACAGCTCCTAATATGGCGGTAGCCGCGGGTGCGCAGTACCTTGTATCGGGTCAACTCTCTTCGAAACGGGTCCAAATGCCGATGTGCCCCTGTTCCGATCGTTGCCCAGGGCTGCCATGACAAATATGGCAGCTACAGTCCCTAGTTTCATTCTGCGAAGGATGATATTGGAGACGAATCTGTTCTGGCCCGTTCGTTGTGCGTGCGCACTATCACGTTGACAATGGTGACACTTCGTCGTTGTCCAGTCACATTTCTAGGAGCATGGACGTCCTCACATTTCGGGTGAATGTTACACGATAGATTTTCGACACTGGTTCCTTATACCATGGTCTTCTatagagggtgtcccagctaaatgcgaacatattttttaaatatatatatatatatatatatatatatatatatcactctTTCCGAGATAGAAGCAATTGCATTATAGCGTtggctgaagggcactccttaggagggcaatAGCAAAcacctaaggcaatgtcttagtcaacgcaaaaaaattgtgaaggaaCATGATAtgatattttctttattttgtttattgcgcatcttcggagacgcgtatttccttcacccgcaacgtgagagggtgaaagagcacactatcgcctcttgcgtcctggaaaaagattaaaagaaaacacacaatgCTACCCAAAATAAGAGccgttccgatagagtcacccgatacatttgtttttgttttgtttccgcaagttaaagctcatcttcgacgcatgaggcggcactgtgctccttcatcttctcacattgggggtgaaggaaatagGCGTCTCTGAATATGTGCAATgaataaacagaaaaaaaggtgttctttcacgatttttttttgcggacgatctatcgaacggctttttgttctgaaaacggctccagtatcaggtgaccaaagggtccaggtgttctcattgggacgacttcgtagcttttataattcaaAAGTGTATTATTGAAGGTTAATTAAGATACTGCTTTAGGcttttgctaatgccctcctaaggaatGCCCTTCAGCCTATGCTGTAATGCAATTggtttcatctcggaaaaagtcatatatatatatatatatatatatatatatatatatatatatatatattataaaatatggtcgcatttagctggggcaCCCTGTGTATATAcgcagtaaattcaaaaacaccctttctgggtaaAAAAGGTGCATGGgaaaatacactctttattacaccaagtgctgtatcaaaCAGGGTGTTTTTATGCGTTTACACCTGTCTCTTCCCTTTTTACGCCCTTCAAGTAACACTGGtgtagaaaatggtgtttttatgTAGCAATAAGGCTGACCGCTCTCTGGTCTAACATGATGTGTGCAGGTGGTCATGTACAGGAAAACGCAAATAGCCACTGACTGTGAAATTTATCACGTGGTGTCCAACAAGTTTATTTTACACTTTTGAAACACGAGCCCGTAGCAGCAAGCTGACAACAATGTGGTTTGCAAGGAACCAAGCCGACAAAGCTAGTTCTAAGCACAGAGATCAATAGGATGACAAAACCGAAAAAGTAAAGGCAAGGAAGAAAAAGGCTGGTGTGAACAAAATTTCTGCACATAAGACCGGTACGCACAGTATGACTGTATTGCCTCTTTCCTTGTATGGTGGAGCAGTCACACTGAGATGATGAGGATGGACGCCACAGGTATATAGAGAAATATCACTATCTGGGACTCTGAACAACTGTATGATACGTTCAAAACCTTCAGTGTAAGAGTCATTCTACACAAGAAACATCTGCTACAAACCTGCGTTATAATAGTGTCATCCTATTGCTGTTGACGCTTAGAGAAACAAAAACTATGTATCATCAttgtgcatacatatatatgCTGTGAAGCCTCTTTAGTCAGAAACGGGGAGTAGATATTTATGCTTAGTTCAAACAAACTGTGCTGCATCATATACTGTAACTCAATCATAAACTGCCATGGGCCAAATTACTGCTTAAGTCAAACAAGCCGCCCTGGAGACTGAGCGTTTGAGTTGATAGTACATGAATTAGGTGGCAAGGAACATCCACAGAAATTTAAGAGCTTCCGGGAAGGGGCTGCCCTTCTTCAGGTGTGTGCCCCCACCCCATCACCTGAACAAGGGCGGTCCCTCCCCAAAAGATCATCAAAGATTTCCTTGGATGCTTGTTGCCGTCTCACTCACTTGTTAAGCATGTAGCATTTCCTCATCGATTTGGTGGAATCACTCCACaactctttcaaacatatatggGTACACCTAGTTGTGAGTATTGTTACTGTTggtgagagagaaaaaatttatACACCTACAAGTACACACATATTTTGACATACCCCAAGTGGCAGTATGGCACAGAGGGTCCAGTTGTAATTTCTACTTAGCAAGTGCAACCCAGCTGTTTTGTTCTATTGTGGTATTTGAAATATGGCATCCAGGTAATGACGTGAAGGAAAGAGATGCTTAGAACATGAATGTTGAGGTCCCACTGCTCCGCTATGTACTTCTGTTGCATTTTGGGGCTACATCTTACCCCTGGTCTACACAAGAGCACGAGTATTAATTATGATGTGCCTGTTTCCCTGTCGTGTAATATACAAGGGCTCTGATGCAAGAGCCAGGTTGTCACTCACAACAAAGAAACTGTCTGTAGGTGAAACAACATAAACATGGAAATGCCTGTCAAACTCAACACTCAGCATTGCACTTACTTCGAAGATGATCTCTCTGTCGATAGAGTAGATGTTTCAGACCTCCACGAACTTGGGTAGGTCATCGTCACCGATGCAGGACGGCAATGTCATTCCAGGCTTGTAAGTTGCCGCTTCTCATGGAAGTTAGCGTGGAAACATTTGCAACTTCCGTACCCTTCTGTGTCACAAAAGATCTGACCACTTCTGGCAGATGTTCCGTCAAAACCGGCCGACTTCCTGTAGTGAAAACATTGTTCTCCCGTGAGGCTTCATACAGGATGTAGGCATGAAGGTATTGATGCCTTACTGCCAAAGTATATGTGATGTTCTTGAAGTTGTGCAGTTTTCGTGCAAGGTCTTTGAAATATTGATGTTTTGACTCAAAGCGCATCGCCCAGACGTGAATTAACGGCCCATACTTATAAATGTTTGCCGGATAGTGAATCAAGTAATGTACTTTACATGGCACTTTCACTTGTGGAAACAGTGCTTGAAAGTCAAGACAAAAGAAATGAATGAGCCGTTGCATGTAGGGCACGTAACCACTGGGTAGCTTGCGGATAACGAGGAGCTCCAGCTCACGCAGTAGTAGGTACAGTTCCCACACGCTATTTGCAGGCGGCACGGAGTCACCCACGCACAGTGAAAAGTgtcggaaaaaaacaaaatatttGTGAGGCACTGCCCTTCactcatttttttccttttgagGGCATCTTGGGATACCTTCTCTGGTTTATTTTTCCTGTCACTCACTTCATAGTTGTAGCTTTCGATACACTTGTTGAGGTGACAGAGGGAAAAGAAGCCATTGGACATCAGTAATCAATTATGTGCATCATCACAAATGAGATCACGCCTTCCAAAATGTCATGCATGATGTCAGTTGGAAAGTGTTCCGTTGGATGAAACCCAGTGAAGTTGAAAGTGCAGGGCTCCCGAACACCATACAATGACAAAGTAGGTATGCCACTCTTGAGCATATCGAGATGATGCAGGTGGCCTTCCGGAGTCATAGATACAAAGTCGGCTTCAAGGTGCTTATTACTGACCTCATACCGTAGTGCCAAACAAAAGCGGCATATTCTTCCTCCGCTGAAGTTACACTTGAAGCCTCCGAGTCTGTGGCATGAGACATTGTCACCTGTCACTATGAAGACCGTTCCCTTCAGTGTTTGTCCCTTCACTGTCAGCCCCTGATTTTCCAGTGACGCAACATCCTCCATCAAGGGAGCAAAAACTTTGTCCAGGTCATAGGCTGAGATATGCGTGTCATTTACAAGTAGCACAAGGTGGATCTGCGAAAGTGAGGACCTTATCCTTTGGGGAAGGTTCAGAATGGAAAAGTAAACACCAAGGAGCTTATGCTTCCCCCTCTTGCTTCCTAAGGGATCGCACACCTCGAATTCATCTGCGTACAGCTGTATGCAAATCATTTCTTCATCGCCGTTGAAGTATGCGTGATCGATGAATGCTGTCCCGTCAAAAGCTGTTTTGAGGTAGCCATCTTCCTCGTCTGGACAGCAAAAATTGCTGTATATATCCGGGACTTCAAGCAGGTTTTTCAGGACTTCAAGTATCGGAACGTAGCGGAAAACATTTCGTTTTCCACGTTCATCAGTTCCAATCACTATGGTTCGAGGTTCCACAAATGGCAGGCAGGTGCTCCAGTAGTCAGTTCTGTCTCCTTTTGTAAACAGCATCTCCATGCCATCACCAACAGAAGACAAAATGTCTACCCATTGTTGTGTTGGTTTTCTTGATAAGTCCTCTGTGAGACCCTGGACGTAAGAGATGACATCATTGGCGATCTCATCACCGGTTGCTTCTGGCATGCGCTTGCTCTCCTTCCACTTTAGAAAGAGTAGTGCAAACTGCTTCACACGATCAGGCTCTCCAGCAGCGGAGCTGCTATCATGGTCACTTTGAAGGCTGTGTTGCTGCTGTTCACCGTCATTGGCCCCTGTTGTCGTGTCATCTGATATGTCGGCATCAGCTGATGCATCCGTGTGTGTGTCAACTGCAGGTGTGCCATGGCAGGTTTCAAGCTCTGTTGACAGGTCTCTTGTTTCTTTATGGAGGAGGTCAAGGTGCTTGCGATAAACATGCTTCCTATATGAAGGGAAGTGGGTG includes these proteins:
- the LOC135386119 gene encoding uncharacterized protein LOC135386119, with translation MPAVYQFTSPKCHWRVLSLKDLFRHLHGSHGHEKNWICGLSGCVQSFTHFPSYRKHVYRKHLDLLHKETRDLSTELETCHGTPAVDTHTDASADADISDDTTTGANDGEQQQHSLQSDHDSSSAAGEPDRVKQFALLFLKWKESKRMPEATGDEIANDVISYVQGLTEDLSRKPTQQWVDILSSVGDGMEMLFTKGDRTDYWSTCLPFVEPRTIVIGTDERGKRNVFRYVPILEVLKNLLEVPDIYSNFCCPDEEDGYLKTAFDGTAFIDHAYFNGDEEMICIQLYADEFEVCDPLGSKRGKHKLLGVYFSILNLPQRIRSSLSQIHLVLLVNDTHISAYDLDKVFAPLMEDVASLENQGLTVKGQTLKGTVFIVTGDNVSCHRLGGFKCNFSGGRICRFCLALRYEVSNKHLEADFVSMTPEGHLHHLDMLKSGIPTLSLYGVREPCTFNFTGFHPTEHFPTDIMHDILEGVISFVMMHIIDY